The stretch of DNA TATTCGTGATGGTCGCTCATTTAGCACCAGACGAGTAAGAGCGTTACAGTATGGTAAGCCAATCTTTTATATGACAGCGTCATTTCAAACTGAAGAGGTTGGCTACGAGCACAGCCCTGAAATGCCAAATGTTGCGGGTCCAGAAGGACTAAAATCCGAACACGAGTTTTTCCAAGAAAACATCGACAAAATACCCGGCACTTTGCGATCTATTATTGCAGGTGAAAAGCCAATCGAAATCCGCCATGTTCAAGTAAATGACCCGTTTTCGCCACAGAAAATGCCGGGGCGCCGTCAGGTCTGGATTAAGTCCAATGGCAGTCTTCCGGATGATGAGCGTATTCATCGATATCTATTGGCTTATGCGTCTGACTTTAACTTTTTACCGACGGCGCTATTCCCTCATGGTCGCAGTCACATCCTGCCAGACATGCAAGTGGCTACGTTAGACCACTCAATGTGGTTTCATCGTCCGTTTAGAATGGATGATTGGATTTTGTTTGATATGGACAGTACTAGCGCTAGTGGCGGTCGTGGGCTAGTTAAAGGTCAGTTCTTTAATCAAAAAGGTGAGCTTATAGCCTCGGCGATGCAAGAAGGGGTTATTCGAGACTATAAAGCGTTTCCAAAAGATTAGTGAGTGCCAGTGGTTCAACTAACTAAAACATGGGATTGCTAATAGTACCGTTGAGTATTATTAGAATTAGCATACAAAAAAGCCCCAGACTATTGATAGTCTGGGGCTTTTTATTAAACAGTAATAAGTGTAGCTAAACTTAAAACCCGTTCTATTTAAAAGTAATTAACCTAATGATTGCAACGATTGCAAAATGTCAGATTCTAACAACGAGTTAATTTGATCTGCCGCTAACTTGCCATCATCAGTAAGGTGCATAAGGCCAGCTTCATCTGTATGCACATATTTTTGCTCTTTTAAACATGACACAAAGCTAGAGATGATTTTCTTATCAAAATATTCAGGTGCTTTAATGTCATGCAGAGTTAATAGTCGTTTAGCAAGCTTCAAACAATCGCTTTCTAGCTCGCCACGTTGAATACCGTGAACTTGTTGGATGCGGTTGAACGTTA from Psychrosphaera aestuarii encodes:
- the tesB gene encoding acyl-CoA thioesterase II, which codes for MSKVLEDLLGHLALEKIEEGLFRGQSQNLGFGRVFGGQVIGQALSAAKETVEDRFVHSFHSYFLRPGDDKKPIVYDVENIRDGRSFSTRRVRALQYGKPIFYMTASFQTEEVGYEHSPEMPNVAGPEGLKSEHEFFQENIDKIPGTLRSIIAGEKPIEIRHVQVNDPFSPQKMPGRRQVWIKSNGSLPDDERIHRYLLAYASDFNFLPTALFPHGRSHILPDMQVATLDHSMWFHRPFRMDDWILFDMDSTSASGGRGLVKGQFFNQKGELIASAMQEGVIRDYKAFPKD